In Xiphias gladius isolate SHS-SW01 ecotype Sanya breed wild chromosome 6, ASM1685928v1, whole genome shotgun sequence, a single genomic region encodes these proteins:
- the rad54l gene encoding DNA repair and recombination protein RAD54-like gives MRRSLAPSQVAKRKQAGNSCEDEDWTRRTEKRRKSDNEIRENHISPFRKPLTQFNNRPACMDGDKHEAFIRSILSKPFKIPIPNYTGLLGIRALGLKRAGIRKALHDPFAEDALVLYEPPTLSAHDLIKADKEKLPVHVVVDPVLGKVLRPHQREGVKFLWECVTGRRISGSYGCIMADEMGLGKTLQCIALMWTLLRQSPDTKPEIDKAIVVSPSSLVRNWYNEVGKWLGGRVTPVAIDGGSKDEIDRRLVNFISQHGLRVPTPILIISYETFRLHAEVLHKGKVGLVICDEGHRLKNSDNQTYQALNAMSAHRRVLISGTPIQNDLLEYFSLVHFVNAGILGTAQEFKKRFELPILRGRDADASDKDRQTGEEKLKELISIVNRCLIRRTSDILSKYLPVKIEQVVCCRLTPLQTELYKRFLRQAKPVETVQEGKISVSSLSSITSLKKLCNHPALIYEKCVTGEEGFEGALDLFPPGYCSKAVEPQLSGKMLVLDYILAMTRTTTSDKVVLVSNYTQTLDLFEKLCRSRRYLYVRLDGTMSIKKRAKIVERFNSPSNPEFIFMLSSKAGGCGLNLIGANRLVMFDPDWNPANDEQAMARVWRDGQKKTCYVYRLLSTGTIEEKILQRQAHKKALSSCVVDEEQDVERHFSLGELRELFILNEETTSDTHDKFRCHRCVNGREVRPPADDSDCTSDLSQWNHSFDKKGLMDQVLKASWDAAVSFVFHQRSHEDQKGAV, from the exons ATG AGAAGGAGTCTTGCCCCCAGTCAGGTCGCTAAACGGAAGCAAGCAGGTAACTCCTGCGAGGATGAAGACTGGACACGTAGAACT gagaaaagaagaaaaagtgataATGAGATAAGAGAGAACCATATTTCTCCCTTCAGAAAGCCTCTGACACAGTTCAACAACAGGCCTGCATGTATGGATGGTGACAAACAT GAGGCATTTATTCGAAGCATCCTCTCCAAGCCATTTAAAATTCCTATTCCAAATTACAcag GCTTGCTGGGAATCAGGGCACTTGGTCTAAAGCGTGCAGGAATAAGGAAAGCACTTCATGATCCCTTTGCAGAAGATGCTTTGGTTCTTTATGAGCCCCCGACTCTGAGCGCTCATGACCTGATTAAAGCCGACAA AGAAAAACTACCAGTCCATGTTGTTGTGGATCCAGTTTTAGGAAAGGTGCTCAGACCTCACCAGAGAGAG GGGGTGAAGTTCCTGTGGGAGTGTGTGACGGGCAGACGCATCTCAGGATCATACGGCTGCATCATGGCTGATGAGATGGGCCTGGGGAAGACTTTGCAGTGTATCGCCCTCATGTGGACCCTACTACGCCAAAGCCCTGACACCAAGCCAGAAATAGACAAGGCCATTGTGGTTTCACCTTCTAGTCTAGTTCGCAACTGGTACAATGAAGTGGGAAAGTGGCTGGGAGGACGCGTCACGCCAGTGGCCATCGACGGAGGTTCGAAGGATGAGATCGATAGACGGCTAG TGAACTTCATCTCTCAGCATGGTTTGAGAGTACCCACCCCAATCCTTATCATTTCATATGAGACATTTCGATTGCATGCTGAGGTTCTGCACAAGGGCAAAGTTGGACTTGTCATCTGTGATGAG GGCCATCGGCTGAAGAACTCTGACAACCAGACGTACCAGGCCCTAAATGCCATGAGTGCCCACAGGAGAGTGCTGATATCAGGCACTCCGATCCAGAATGACCTGTTGGAGTACTTCAGCCTGGTCCACTTTGTTAATGCTGGGATCCTCG GTACAGCCCAGGAGTTTAAAAAGCGATTTGAGCTTCCCATCCTCAGGGGTCGAGATGCAGATGCCAgtgataaagacagacagactggagAGGAGAAACTCAAGGAGCTGATCAGCATCGTCAACAG GTGTTTGATAAGGAGAACTTCTGATATCTTGTCCAAGTATCTTCCTGTGAAAATTGAGCAGGTTGTGTGTTGCAG GCTGACTCCTCTGCAGACAGAGCTCTATAAGCGCTTCCTGAGGCAGGCCAAACCCGTTGAGACCGTACAGGAGGGCAAAATAagtgtctcctctctgtcatcCATCACATCACTCAAGAAACTGTGCAATC ACCCAGCGCTCATCTATGAGAAGTGTGTGACGGGCGAGGAGGGCTTTGAGGGGGCGCTGGATCTGTTTCCACCTGGCTACTGCAGTAAAGCTGTGGAGCCTCAGCTCTCTG gGAAAATGCTGGTTCTTGATTACATTCTGGCAATGACAAGGACAACAACTAGTGACAAAGTGGTGCTCGTCTCCAACTACACTCAAACATTGGACCTCTTTGAAAAGCTATGCAGATCTAGAAG ATACCTCTATGTCCGACTGGATGGCACAATGTCCATCAAGAAAAGGGCCAAGATTGTGGAAAGATTCAACAGTCCATCT AACCCAGAGTTCATCTTCATGCTGAGCAGCAAGGCTGGTGGATGTGGCCTGAATCTGATTGGTGCTAATCGCTTGGTGATGTTTGATCCTGACTGGAACCCAGCCAATGATGAACAGGCAATGGCACGGGTCTGGAGAGATGGCCAGAAGAAGACATGCTATGTCTACAGACTGCTCTCC ACAGGGACAATCGAGGAGAAGATCCTGCAGAGGCAGGCCCATAAGAAAGCCCTGAGCAGCTGTGTGGTGGATGAGGAGCAGGACGTGGAGCGTCACTTCTCTCTGGGTGAACTCCGAGAACTCTTCATTCTCAATGAGGAGACCACCAGCGACACACATgacaa